From the genome of Gracilibacillus salitolerans, one region includes:
- a CDS encoding LysR family transcriptional regulator, translating into MELRQLRYFVEVAEREHVSDAAAELHVAQSAISRQIANLEAELGVELFEREGRNVRLTHIGRIFLTHTKTALKAIDHAKKQIDEYIDPERGSIKIGFPTSLASNLLPTVVSEFKKKHPKIAFQLRQGSYNFLIESVENREIDVAFLGPVPTEHPDILGDILFTENFYALVPNSHPLAEQSSVNLRDLHDETFVLFPEGYVLHQLVIDGCKQAGFTPNVSSQGEDLDAIKGLVAAGIGITLLPESAFNDLNPYYSAKVAIQNPELKRTVGIIIPKNRKLAPSEQVFYEFIKEFFSILQRFQ; encoded by the coding sequence GTGGAATTACGTCAATTACGTTATTTTGTTGAGGTTGCAGAGCGTGAACACGTCTCAGATGCGGCAGCAGAATTGCATGTGGCCCAGTCTGCAATTAGTAGACAAATAGCTAACCTAGAAGCCGAGCTTGGTGTTGAATTATTTGAAAGAGAAGGTAGAAATGTACGTTTAACCCATATAGGGCGGATATTTCTAACTCATACCAAAACGGCATTAAAAGCAATTGATCATGCAAAGAAACAAATCGATGAATACATCGATCCCGAAAGAGGTTCGATAAAAATTGGTTTTCCAACCAGTTTAGCAAGTAATTTGTTACCTACAGTAGTTTCGGAATTTAAGAAGAAGCACCCTAAAATCGCTTTTCAATTAAGACAAGGTTCTTATAATTTTTTAATTGAATCGGTAGAAAACCGTGAAATTGATGTTGCATTTTTAGGTCCTGTTCCGACAGAGCATCCTGATATTTTAGGAGATATCTTATTTACAGAAAATTTTTATGCATTAGTGCCAAATTCACATCCATTAGCTGAACAGAGCAGTGTGAATTTACGCGATTTACATGATGAGACATTCGTATTATTCCCGGAAGGTTATGTACTACACCAACTCGTTATTGATGGCTGTAAACAAGCTGGGTTTACACCAAATGTGTCATCTCAAGGGGAAGATTTAGACGCAATAAAGGGGTTAGTCGCAGCAGGTATTGGAATTACATTATTACCAGAAAGTGCATTTAATGATTTAAATCCATACTACAGTGCGAAAGTCGCGATTCAAAATCCAGAGTTAAAACGTACCGTTGGGATTATAATTCCCAAGAACAGAAAACTTGCACCATCTGAACAAGTATTCTATGAATTTATAAAGGAATTCTTCTCAATCCTACAAAGGTTTCAATAA